A segment of the Cinclus cinclus chromosome 3, bCinCin1.1, whole genome shotgun sequence genome:
CAGAAAAATAAAACGGGACATAATAGATATACCAAAGAAGGGAGTGGCTGGGCTGAGGTTGGACTGTGACACCAACACTGTCAACCTGACACGAGAAAGCTCTGCTGATGGTGCAGACAGTATACTGactccaggggctgcagctgtgcagcctCTAGCATCCATTTCTGTGAGGCCCCTACCAGCACTAGATGGTCAGCTTGTGAGCCCTTCAACGCCATCACCTGATGCAAGCAATTCTCTAGAGAACTCTTTTGCCCACTTGCAAATAAATGGAGACAGTATGGCTGAAAGGAGTcagaggggagagggagaagaagacCATGAATCATCATCTTCTGGTAGGGTGCCAGCCCCTGACACCTCTGTTGAGGAGACCGAATCGGATGCCAGCAGTGACAGCGAGGATGCGTCTGCCCACCTTCAGCAATGCCCGTCCTCTGGTCAGCAGAGACACTTGAATGCTGGTgcaagccaggctggagcagataGACCAGGGGCCGGGGGTGGGGTGGCAAACACAAGTGTAAGATCTAGAAGGCCAGATGGACAGTGCACAGTCACTGAAGTTTAAATCTAGAgccatgcaaaaaaaaacaaaaaaaaaaacaaacaaacaaaaaaaacaactcagttgtaattttctgtaaattttctgTCCACACTGGCATTGCACTCAAACCTAGCAGTGTGTTTGGTGGGAGGGTGGGGTGAAGGGGAGAAAACAGATTTGGCCTGTTTTAACTTAAGTCTCTTAACATGTCTCAGCTGGAAGACTCTAACTCTAGGAAACTGGGTTGTCCTGTTAATGGTTTGAAAGCTGTTTAGCAATGCCCAGTTTTCTTGAAAGTGTCTTGTGTTGATTTTGTAGCATTTTCCCCTTAAAGATACTCTATCCCTTTTTGGCCAATGTATATCTACTGTACAACTTGAATTGTCTTCATTATCTGACTGTTGCATTAAGTGTCTTACTACTTTCTGCATGGATTGATGTATGAAAAGAACACTAAAGCTATGTGGAATCAGGCAAGGTGTTAGGTGGGAGCAGGATGCTTACTTTAATGTGAGAGAATAGATGTGAGTTTGGAgctaaaatgtgtttttactAGACAAGAGCAATCATTTACCTTCTTTCAATGGAAATGTAAAAATGCTGTTAACTTGTGTTGCAAATCCTTACCTTTACACTCTCCATGGCTTTTTCACTGGCTTTGCCATCTAGTCCTTGTAGTTTGTTTTTTGAGATCTTTCTTGATCTGTCTTGTTTTTGTTAcagaatttataatttaataaaactACATTTTATCAGCAACAATCTCAGATATGTTTCTGGTTTAATTGAACTTCACTGAAGGAATTTCAATGAAAATGCTCATAAAACAAGTTCCCATGTTTACCAACAGGGAGGACTAGTTCCAGGTGGCATCCTGACATTCTTGCATCCCTCACTGGCTGTCACTCAGACACAATGCTGTGGAGTATCATCTTTTACTGGAAAATGAGTTGCAAGCTTAATACTCAGGCATCTGAAGAACTGATTAACTCACTTCATTGTTGGCAGGCAGAAGTATCACACACAACTAACAGCAGAAATGTTGAAATAAAAGAGTGCAAGTTAGCAAAATTGACCCTATAACAAAGGACATGGATATGAAAGGAAAGGATAGGAAAGGACTGTAGTGCTGTTCATCTCTTCATAGCAAAACTGGTGGCAGCACAGAAGGGGTATTTTTGTGCTTGCATTAGCCCTGTAGGACTTGCATTTCTACAGACTTCTGAAGGTTGGAAGCCAGATCTTGAGAAACACAGCTTGTCTTATCTCTCTGACAgctcttttcttttactttttttcagacTGAGAAACAACATTAGTTGATTCTGGACTcagtctttaaaataaagctaATTAAGGTCCAACTCCTAGTATATGTAGCTCAGAACAGAAAGGGATGAGAGCTGATAGGTACTACTTATCTTAAGAACAAAGTTGCTTTAAGCAAACAACCATTTGAAGGGAATTTAAAAGGgctgacttttaaaaatggtGGATGTAAACTTATATAGTGTTCTTACTGTAATGATGGATGACATATATGATCTCGTACAAAGCTGTGCCACCCCCTTCCTCTGCCTACAAGTGAGATCAGTGGGTCAGGAAAGTGCAGACGAGACTAGGATGGAATAAGGAAGATTTTCTTCATTCTCAGCTAGGAATAGATGCTCTTGATCACAGATTTTCACTATAATCTTCCAGTCCCATGAGGAAATAAGCCAATTACATGGACTTCAGGAAGGAAACTGGATAGAATGCTTTTTTCTCTGTGAGTTGCTAGCTGTCTTATTTCTCTTGATTTGAGTTAGTATACAGTGGCTCTACCCAAAGTATGACTCTGTGCTGCAAAAGCCTTCACTAAGAACACATCAGCTATGTGCACACACTTCATGTGAGAGTATGGGCtgaaaaagcaagaaacaaaatAGAAGAACTTGACTCACTACATACTTAATTTTAGGATTTGCAGCCCAAACAGCCTACAAATAATTCTATCAATGATTATCCTTAGGGTTTTTGACCCAAGTAGAGAGTTCAGCCCCACACCTGTGATGCTGCTTTTGgctcctgctgggtgactgCAGCTGTGAAACACTAGTTAAAGTAAGGCCAGTGAGTGCTTAATAGCCAGCCATCAGTAGCAAATGCACTCCACAGATCAAGCGAGGGAAAAGTAGTAACTGGTAATTCCCATCTTATATTTAAACCATTACTTTCAGTAGGAAATATGTTCTCTGTGCATTTTAGCAAAGCCACAGCAACACTGCATTATGTGGTTGACTGTACTTCCATATACTAAGTGATTGTCAACTTGTACAGCATAGCTAGAGAAATGCATGgtggagaagaagggaaaatgaaaaaggaaatttaaatcCTATAAAATCTATCGCATCTCATCATTTCCAGAACAGATAACCACAGATACAGGAATCCTATTTCATGGctaaaaaatcagaaatcagaTAGGGAACCAAGCCTTCTGCAAGAAAACCTTGCTTATCTAGATTGACCATTGGTAAATGTATTTCTATCAGCAGCAAATAAGATAGAAGTGTCTGTATTGCTGAAAGTGATCTCCAGTATCCAACCTTTACAAGCTTGGTACAGGATCCACACTCCCATTAAACCCTTGGGTTGTCCCAGtacacacaggaaaaacaagacAGATATTTCACAATGTAATAGGAAACTTAGTTTGCTGAGGAGGGAGCTGGCAAACTAGCCCCTAGAAGTACAAAAGCTGGCATGCTATTTAATTAGGAGATTGGGATTATCAATTTTGATGTTTCTAATTTGTTTTGCACATTTagtgcttgtttgtttttaagccatttcagaaggggaaaaaaaacccctgagatTAATCTTTACATCTTTAATAAttgtaaagaaaatacaaacatttgCCAACTGCTAGTTAAAGGTATGTGTCACTTTAAGACGATAAGAAAGTATTCTGTGAAATAAAGCATTTAGGTTTCAAATGGGTAAAATGGGATTCCATTTCATCTCAGTCTGGAATTCTCATCCTAGCACTCATGGTAATTTAGCCGGGGCAGTTTTTGTATGAAGGTCTCtacttttagaagaaaataaaccagagaATATAGTATTAGACTACTCACAAAATCCTTGATCAAAACCTGTAATGATCTTCAGAACATTCTGTATCTCTGCTTGGTATATTTATGATACCAACAAAATGGGTTTCCATAACCCTCTCTGAAACTGTTCTGAATGTGTCTTGGTGTGTACTAGTTAATTATTTGTCCTGTTTTCTTAGAAGCATACATTAGCTTTCAATACCAATCAGAGAGGGTGACTGAAAAAAGACATTTGCTGAAATGAGAATTAAGCTCATTGTCTACAAATCAAAATGGAAAGACATTCCCCACAGGTGTACTTACCATTCACTaactgccagcacagatctgtttcaaaatgtgaaagaaacCAGATTCTGCCTTTGTCCTACAATTTCTTCCCTCTCAAATTTCTATAACCCGGTAAACAAAATACACTTAGGAGCCTAatacactaaagaaaaaaaattcaagggTCTTACTCAGGTTCTTAGTAATCTTCACAccaattttgaaaacaaaaacagtatTAGTAATGGCACATTAATTCTTGCTAAAAGCAAAGATACAACCAGTTGccctttaaaacatttttttttttttgactcatAATAACATTATGTGCTATTGCTTCAAAAAGCTGGATGGGTATGGACTGGAGTGTGCCTTTAAGGTTCAGTGATGCTGCAGTCTGGAATCCCTCATGAGTCTTGAGAAACTTCATAAAAAGCAGAACAGCTACACTACTAAACAGTCAAGTGCTTCAAGTATTCGCACTTGAAGTTCTTTAGGGTATGGGAGAGAATCCAGCTACACAGGAATAGCAACTGGGCTACTGGATAAAAAAAAGCCAGGGGAGAAAGGCATAAACCAAAACACTACTCTCTTCCCCATGTTCTCATTCCTGTCTCTTCTCTaacttgaaaggaaaaattaaactttatttttggG
Coding sequences within it:
- the RNF146 gene encoding E3 ubiquitin-protein ligase RNF146 isoform X2: MAGCGEIDHSINMLSTNRKTNESCTNAAPSLQVPECAICLQTCVHPEIPEDFLDKPTLLSPEELKAASRGNGEYAWYYEGRNGWWQYDERTSRELEDAFSKGKKSTEMLIAGFLYVADLENMVQYRRNEHGRRRKIKRDIIDIPKKGVAGLRLDCDTNTVNLTRESSADGADSILTPGAAAVQPLASISVRPLPALDGQLVSPSTPSPDASNSLENSFAHLQINGDSMAERSQRGEGEEDHESSSSGRVPAPDTSVEETESDASSDSEDASAHLQQCPSSGQQRHLNAGASQAGADRPGAGGGVANTSVRSRRPDGQCTVTEV
- the RNF146 gene encoding E3 ubiquitin-protein ligase RNF146 isoform X1, with amino-acid sequence MAGCGEIDHSINMLSTNRKTNESCTNAAPSLQVPECAICLQTCVHPVSLPCKHVFCYLCVKGASWLGKRCALCRQEIPEDFLDKPTLLSPEELKAASRGNGEYAWYYEGRNGWWQYDERTSRELEDAFSKGKKSTEMLIAGFLYVADLENMVQYRRNEHGRRRKIKRDIIDIPKKGVAGLRLDCDTNTVNLTRESSADGADSILTPGAAAVQPLASISVRPLPALDGQLVSPSTPSPDASNSLENSFAHLQINGDSMAERSQRGEGEEDHESSSSGRVPAPDTSVEETESDASSDSEDASAHLQQCPSSGQQRHLNAGASQAGADRPGAGGGVANTSVRSRRPDGQCTVTEV